A genomic region of Gymnogyps californianus isolate 813 chromosome 12, ASM1813914v2, whole genome shotgun sequence contains the following coding sequences:
- the MBTPS1 gene encoding membrane-bound transcription factor site-1 protease isoform X1 produces the protein MKPFSSMTMKFANIWFVLVVILLCGKKHFSTRLGNSSHEAHICPGCSRLALKVEFTSTVVEHEYIVAFNGYFTAKARSKFISSALKSSDIENWRIVPRNNPASDYPSDFEVIQINEKQKDGVLTLEDHPNIKRVTPQRKVFRSLKYSESDPMLHCNETRWTQKWQSSRPLRRASLSLGSGFWHATGRHSSRRLLRAIPRQVAQTLQADVLWQMGYTGAGVRVAVFDTGLSEKHPHFKNVKERTNWTNERTLDDGLGHGTFVAGVIASMRECQGFAPNAELHIFRVFTNNQVSYTSWFLDAFNYAILKKIDVLNLSIGGPDFMDHPFVDKVWELTANNVIMVSAIGNDGPLYGTLNNPADQMDVIGVGGIDFEDNIARFSSRGMTTWELPGGYGRVKPDIVTYGSGVRGSGMKGGCRSLSGTSVASPVVAGAVTLLVSTVQKREMVNPASMKQALIASARRLPGVNMFEQGHGKLDLLRAYQILNSYKPQASLSPSYIDLTECPYMWPYCSQPIYYGGMPTIVNVTILNGMGVTGRIVDKPDWQPYLPQNGDNIEVAFSYSPVLWPWSGYLAISISVAKKAASWEGIAQGHVMITVSSPAENESKNGAEQTSTVKLPIKVKIIPTPPRSKRVLWDQYHNLRYPPGYFPRDNLRMKNDPLDWNGDHIHTNFRDMYQHLRSMGYFVEVLGSPFTCFDASQYGTLLMVDSEEEYFPEEITKLRRDVDNGLSLIVFSDWYNTSVMRKVKFYDENTRQWWMPDTGGANIPALNDLLSVWNMAFSDGLYEGDFTMANHEMNYASGCSIAKFPEDGIVIAQTFKDQGLEVLKQETAVIENVPILGLYQVPSEGGGRIVLYGDSNCLDDSHRQKDCFWLLDSLLQYTSYGVTPPSLSHSENRQRPPSGAGYSLPERMEVAGNHLHRYSKVLEAHLGDPKPRSLPACPHLSWAKPQPLNETAPSNLWKHQKLLSIDLDKVALPSFRQNRPQVRPLSPGESGAWDIPGGIMPGRYNQDVGQTIPVFAFLGAMVVLAFFVVQINKAKSRPKRRKPRVKRPQLMQQVHPPKTPSV, from the exons atgaaaccattttcttcTATGACCATGAAGTTTGCAAACATCTGGTTTGTTCTGGTTGTTATTTTACTCTGCGGCAAAAAACACTTCAGTACCAGACTAGGGAATTCCTCTCATGAGGCTCACATATGTCCTGGATGTTCCCGCCTTGCTTTGAAAGTGGAATTCACTTCGACAGTCGTGGAGCATG AGTATATTGTGGCTTTTAATGGATACTTCACAGCTAAAGCTAGAAGTAAATTTATTTCAAGTGCACTAAAAAGTAGTGATATTGAGAACTGGAGGATTGTACCTCGCAACAACCCAGCCAGTGACTATCCCAGTGATTTTGAAGTTATTCAGAtcaatgagaaacagaaagatggaGTACTGACACTGGAAGATCATCCAAACATCAAGCGTGTAACACCTCAGCGGAAGGTCTTCCGATCACTCAAATATTCGGAGT CTGATCCGATGTTGCACTGCAATGAAACCAGATGGACTCAAAAATGGCAGTCGTCTCGTCCCTTGAGAAGAGCAAGTCTTTCTTTAGGTTCTGGCTTCTGGCATGCAACAGGTCGACACTCAAGCAGGCGTTTGCTGAGAGCTATCCCACGTCAAGTTGCTCAGACCTTGCAGGCAGATGTCCTCTGGCAGATGGGTTACACAG GTGCTGGTGTAAGAGTAGCCGTGTTTGACACTGGTCTGAGTGAGAAACATCCACATTTCAAAAATGTAAAGGAGAGAACAAACTGGACTAATGAGAGAACCTTGGATGACG GTTTAGGCCATGGGACTTTTGTAGCAGGTGTGATAGCCAGCATGAGAGAATGCCAGGGATTTGCTCCAAATGCAGAACTGCACATTTTTAGAGTGTTCACCAATAACCAG GTCTCATATACATCTTGGTTTCTGGATGCCTTTAATTATGCAATTTTAAAGAAGATAGATGTATTGAATCTAAGTATTGGTGGGCCAGACTTCATGGATCATCCATTTGTTGACAAG GTATGGGAACTGACAGCTAACAACGTCATCATGGTCTCTGCTATTGGTAATGATGGCCCTTTGTATGG GACTCTCAATAACCCTGCTGACCAGATGGATGTGATTGGAGTAGGTGGCATTGACTTTGAAGATAATATAGCTCGCTTTTCATCTAGGGGAATGACCACTTGG GAGCTGCCTGGAGGTTACGGTAGAGTGAAGCCTGACATTGTTACTTATGGCTCTGGAGTGAGAGGTTCTGGTATGAAAGGTGGATGCCGCTCTCTCTCTGGGACAAGCGTAGCATCTCCTGTGGTGGCAGGTGCTGTTACTTTGTTAGTGAG CACAGTTCAGAAGCGTGAAATGGTGAATCCAGCAAGTATGAAGCAGGCACTTATTGCGTCAGCACGTAGACTTCCTGGAGTCAACATGTTTGAACAAGGACATGGCAAGTTGGATCTTCTGAGAGCTTATCAGATCCTCAACAGCTATAAACCACAGGCCAG TTTGAGTCCAAGCTATATTGACTTGACGGAATGTCCCTACATGTGGCCCTATTGTTCTCAGCCAATATATTATGGAGGGATGCCAACCATTGTTAATGTTACTATCCTTAATGGTATGGGAGTCACTGGGAGAATTGTAGACAAG CCAGACTGGCAACCCTATCTCCCCCAAAATGGGGATAATATCGAAGTGGCTTTCTCCTATTCTCCTGTGTTGTGGCCTTGGTCTGGATACTTAGCAATTTCCATCTCTGTAGCAAAGAAAGCAGCATCTTGGGAAGGCATTGCTCAAGGTCATGTTATGATCACAGTATCATCCCCTGCCGAAAATGAA TCTAAGAATGGTGCAGAGCAGACCTCAACGGTGAAGCTTCCAATAAAAGTGAAGATTATTCCTACTCCACCTCGTAGCAAGCGAGTCCTTTGGGATCAATATCATAACCTCCGTTATCCACCAGGATACTTCCCCAGGGATAATTTGAGGATGAAGAATGATCCGTTAGATTG gAATGGTGACCATATCCACACAAACTTCAGGGACATGTACCAGCACCTAAGGAGCATGGGGTACTTTGTTGAGGTTCTTGGTTCCCCGTTTACATGTTTTGATGCAAGTCAGTATG GGACTTTACTGATGGTggacagtgaggaagagtatttTCCTGAAGAGATCACCAAGCTGAGGAGGGATGTTGATAACGGACTTTCACTTATAGTGTTTAGTGACTGGTACAACACATCTGTGATGAGAAAAGTCAAGTTTTATGATGAAAACACAAG ACAGTGGTGGATGCCTGATACTGGAGGTGCTAATATACCAGCTCTCAATGATCTGCTTTCTGTCTGGAATATGGCCTTTAGCGATGGGCTATATGAAGGCGATTTTACCATGGCAAACCATGAAA TGAATTATGCATCAGGATGCAGTATTGCAAAGTTTCCAGAAGATGGCATTGTCATTGCACAGACTTTTAAGGATCAAG GTCTTGAAGTTTTAAAACAGGAGACTGCTGTAATTGAAAATGTCCCTATTTTGGGACTTTACCAAGTTCCTTCTGAAGGCGGTGGCAGAATTGTTTTGTACGGCGACTCTAATTGCTTGGATGACAGCCATCGACAGAAAG ATTGCTTTTGGCTCCTGGATTCCCTCCTGCAGTACACTTCTTACGGGGTGACGCCGCCAAGTCTCAGCCATTCCGAAAACAGACAGCGACCGCCGTCGGGAGCTGGCTACTCTCTCCCCGAGCGGATGGAAG TTGCAGGTAACCATTTGCATCGATACTCAAAGGTGCTCGAGGCTCACTTGGGAGACCCTAAACCCCGGTCCCTTCCTGCTTGTCCTCACCTGTCCTGGGCCAAACCACAGCCTTTGAATGAAACTGCCCCCAG CAACCTTTGGAAACATCAAAAGTTACTGTCAATTGACCTTGATAAAGTGGCTCTGCCCAGTTTTCGACAGAACCGACCCCAAGTGAGGCCATTGTCCCCTGGAGAAAGTGGAGCATGGGACATTCCTGGAG GTATAATGCCTGGCCGGTACAACCAGGACGTAGGACAGACTATTCCggtctttgcttttcttggtgCCATGGTGGTTCTGGCGTTCTTTGTGGTGCAGATCAACAAAGCGAAGAGCAGGCCAAAGAGACGGAAACCACGAGTGAAACGACCACAGCTTATGCAACAGGTTCATCCACCAAAGACGCCTTCTGTGTGA
- the MBTPS1 gene encoding membrane-bound transcription factor site-1 protease isoform X2: MKPFSSMTMKFANIWFVLVVILLCGKKHFSTRLGNSSHEAHICPGCSRLALKVEFTSTVVEHEYIVAFNGYFTAKARSKFISSALKSSDIENWRIVPRNNPASDYPSDFEVIQINEKQKDGVLTLEDHPNIKRVTPQRKVFRSLKYSESDPMLHCNETRWTQKWQSSRPLRRASLSLGSGFWHATGRHSSRRLLRAIPRQVAQTLQADVLWQMGYTGAGVRVAVFDTGLSEKHPHFKNVKERTNWTNERTLDDGLGHGTFVAGVIASMRECQGFAPNAELHIFRVFTNNQVSYTSWFLDAFNYAILKKIDVLNLSIGGPDFMDHPFVDKVWELTANNVIMVSAIGNDGPLYGTLNNPADQMDVIGVGGIDFEDNIARFSSRGMTTWELPGGYGRVKPDIVTYGSGVRGSGMKGGCRSLSGTSVASPVVAGAVTLLVSTVQKREMVNPASMKQALIASARRLPGVNMFEQGHGKLDLLRAYQILNSYKPQASLSPSYIDLTECPYMWPYCSQPIYYGGMPTIVNVTILNGMGVTGRIVDKPDWQPYLPQNGDNIEVAFSYSPVLWPWSGYLAISISVAKKAASWEGIAQGHVMITVSSPAENESKNGAEQTSTVKLPIKVKIIPTPPRSKRVLWDQYHNLRYPPGYFPRDNLRMKNDPLDWNGDHIHTNFRDMYQHLRSMGYFVEVLGSPFTCFDASQYGTLLMVDSEEEYFPEEITKLRRDVDNGLSLIVFSDWYNTSVMRKVKFYDENTRQWWMPDTGGANIPALNDLLSVWNMAFSDGLYEGDFTMANHEMNYASGCSIAKFPEDGIVIAQTFKDQGLEVLKQETAVIENVPILGLYQVPSEGGGRIVLYGDSNCLDDSHRQKDCFWLLDSLLQYTSYGVTPPSLSHSENRQRPPSGAGYSLPERMEGNHLHRYSKVLEAHLGDPKPRSLPACPHLSWAKPQPLNETAPSNLWKHQKLLSIDLDKVALPSFRQNRPQVRPLSPGESGAWDIPGGIMPGRYNQDVGQTIPVFAFLGAMVVLAFFVVQINKAKSRPKRRKPRVKRPQLMQQVHPPKTPSV; this comes from the exons atgaaaccattttcttcTATGACCATGAAGTTTGCAAACATCTGGTTTGTTCTGGTTGTTATTTTACTCTGCGGCAAAAAACACTTCAGTACCAGACTAGGGAATTCCTCTCATGAGGCTCACATATGTCCTGGATGTTCCCGCCTTGCTTTGAAAGTGGAATTCACTTCGACAGTCGTGGAGCATG AGTATATTGTGGCTTTTAATGGATACTTCACAGCTAAAGCTAGAAGTAAATTTATTTCAAGTGCACTAAAAAGTAGTGATATTGAGAACTGGAGGATTGTACCTCGCAACAACCCAGCCAGTGACTATCCCAGTGATTTTGAAGTTATTCAGAtcaatgagaaacagaaagatggaGTACTGACACTGGAAGATCATCCAAACATCAAGCGTGTAACACCTCAGCGGAAGGTCTTCCGATCACTCAAATATTCGGAGT CTGATCCGATGTTGCACTGCAATGAAACCAGATGGACTCAAAAATGGCAGTCGTCTCGTCCCTTGAGAAGAGCAAGTCTTTCTTTAGGTTCTGGCTTCTGGCATGCAACAGGTCGACACTCAAGCAGGCGTTTGCTGAGAGCTATCCCACGTCAAGTTGCTCAGACCTTGCAGGCAGATGTCCTCTGGCAGATGGGTTACACAG GTGCTGGTGTAAGAGTAGCCGTGTTTGACACTGGTCTGAGTGAGAAACATCCACATTTCAAAAATGTAAAGGAGAGAACAAACTGGACTAATGAGAGAACCTTGGATGACG GTTTAGGCCATGGGACTTTTGTAGCAGGTGTGATAGCCAGCATGAGAGAATGCCAGGGATTTGCTCCAAATGCAGAACTGCACATTTTTAGAGTGTTCACCAATAACCAG GTCTCATATACATCTTGGTTTCTGGATGCCTTTAATTATGCAATTTTAAAGAAGATAGATGTATTGAATCTAAGTATTGGTGGGCCAGACTTCATGGATCATCCATTTGTTGACAAG GTATGGGAACTGACAGCTAACAACGTCATCATGGTCTCTGCTATTGGTAATGATGGCCCTTTGTATGG GACTCTCAATAACCCTGCTGACCAGATGGATGTGATTGGAGTAGGTGGCATTGACTTTGAAGATAATATAGCTCGCTTTTCATCTAGGGGAATGACCACTTGG GAGCTGCCTGGAGGTTACGGTAGAGTGAAGCCTGACATTGTTACTTATGGCTCTGGAGTGAGAGGTTCTGGTATGAAAGGTGGATGCCGCTCTCTCTCTGGGACAAGCGTAGCATCTCCTGTGGTGGCAGGTGCTGTTACTTTGTTAGTGAG CACAGTTCAGAAGCGTGAAATGGTGAATCCAGCAAGTATGAAGCAGGCACTTATTGCGTCAGCACGTAGACTTCCTGGAGTCAACATGTTTGAACAAGGACATGGCAAGTTGGATCTTCTGAGAGCTTATCAGATCCTCAACAGCTATAAACCACAGGCCAG TTTGAGTCCAAGCTATATTGACTTGACGGAATGTCCCTACATGTGGCCCTATTGTTCTCAGCCAATATATTATGGAGGGATGCCAACCATTGTTAATGTTACTATCCTTAATGGTATGGGAGTCACTGGGAGAATTGTAGACAAG CCAGACTGGCAACCCTATCTCCCCCAAAATGGGGATAATATCGAAGTGGCTTTCTCCTATTCTCCTGTGTTGTGGCCTTGGTCTGGATACTTAGCAATTTCCATCTCTGTAGCAAAGAAAGCAGCATCTTGGGAAGGCATTGCTCAAGGTCATGTTATGATCACAGTATCATCCCCTGCCGAAAATGAA TCTAAGAATGGTGCAGAGCAGACCTCAACGGTGAAGCTTCCAATAAAAGTGAAGATTATTCCTACTCCACCTCGTAGCAAGCGAGTCCTTTGGGATCAATATCATAACCTCCGTTATCCACCAGGATACTTCCCCAGGGATAATTTGAGGATGAAGAATGATCCGTTAGATTG gAATGGTGACCATATCCACACAAACTTCAGGGACATGTACCAGCACCTAAGGAGCATGGGGTACTTTGTTGAGGTTCTTGGTTCCCCGTTTACATGTTTTGATGCAAGTCAGTATG GGACTTTACTGATGGTggacagtgaggaagagtatttTCCTGAAGAGATCACCAAGCTGAGGAGGGATGTTGATAACGGACTTTCACTTATAGTGTTTAGTGACTGGTACAACACATCTGTGATGAGAAAAGTCAAGTTTTATGATGAAAACACAAG ACAGTGGTGGATGCCTGATACTGGAGGTGCTAATATACCAGCTCTCAATGATCTGCTTTCTGTCTGGAATATGGCCTTTAGCGATGGGCTATATGAAGGCGATTTTACCATGGCAAACCATGAAA TGAATTATGCATCAGGATGCAGTATTGCAAAGTTTCCAGAAGATGGCATTGTCATTGCACAGACTTTTAAGGATCAAG GTCTTGAAGTTTTAAAACAGGAGACTGCTGTAATTGAAAATGTCCCTATTTTGGGACTTTACCAAGTTCCTTCTGAAGGCGGTGGCAGAATTGTTTTGTACGGCGACTCTAATTGCTTGGATGACAGCCATCGACAGAAAG ATTGCTTTTGGCTCCTGGATTCCCTCCTGCAGTACACTTCTTACGGGGTGACGCCGCCAAGTCTCAGCCATTCCGAAAACAGACAGCGACCGCCGTCGGGAGCTGGCTACTCTCTCCCCGAGCGGATGGAAG GTAACCATTTGCATCGATACTCAAAGGTGCTCGAGGCTCACTTGGGAGACCCTAAACCCCGGTCCCTTCCTGCTTGTCCTCACCTGTCCTGGGCCAAACCACAGCCTTTGAATGAAACTGCCCCCAG CAACCTTTGGAAACATCAAAAGTTACTGTCAATTGACCTTGATAAAGTGGCTCTGCCCAGTTTTCGACAGAACCGACCCCAAGTGAGGCCATTGTCCCCTGGAGAAAGTGGAGCATGGGACATTCCTGGAG GTATAATGCCTGGCCGGTACAACCAGGACGTAGGACAGACTATTCCggtctttgcttttcttggtgCCATGGTGGTTCTGGCGTTCTTTGTGGTGCAGATCAACAAAGCGAAGAGCAGGCCAAAGAGACGGAAACCACGAGTGAAACGACCACAGCTTATGCAACAGGTTCATCCACCAAAGACGCCTTCTGTGTGA